The Nocardia arthritidis genome has a window encoding:
- a CDS encoding LVIVD repeat-containing protein codes for MRSVVRGRRAKPLALLAIGVLAVMMLPSSANADLQSDIATQVQQFLDVGRTAVPRADCGPGSMPEPGLQGDVPAADRDSGRSTQGYRCNMSMVGNFPGRGAGITSTSFEHCAYMGSFFPGDLLSEGRGVQVLDVSDPANPRPTANLTEPAMMAGTWESLKVNAKRKLLVGTGVPVAEGVGYLSVYDISDCAHPRLLNQGPGTNLLMPLPITTHEGGFSPDGNTYWASGIAPGFVSAVDLSDPANPHVVWQGLTGIEAHGFGISADGNRMYISALGGFTVLDISAVQRRDPNPQVTHLGRVFWTDGWATQHSVPVTYDGKPYLYTVDEGGSGGVKLIDISDDTNPKVAAKIKLEINLPQNLDKNIGSSMGGSAFAYESHYCAADRQDNPTALACGWISSGIRVFDVRDPGNIHEIAYFNPPARTGQNLSLWNSPHALASIIGVPVMSAPAAVRAVLEGKFNPYDALTPRTGRLAFGDVSTDWCFSPPEWRGDQLYVACSDNGFMVLQLDNDVYTPPADQQSIVGS; via the coding sequence ATGAGGTCGGTCGTGCGCGGGCGCCGCGCTAAACCATTGGCACTGCTAGCCATCGGCGTGCTGGCCGTGATGATGCTGCCGAGCAGCGCCAACGCGGATCTGCAATCCGATATCGCCACGCAGGTGCAGCAATTTCTCGATGTCGGCCGCACGGCCGTGCCGCGTGCCGACTGCGGGCCGGGATCGATGCCGGAACCCGGTCTGCAGGGCGATGTTCCGGCGGCCGACCGGGACAGTGGCCGCAGCACGCAGGGTTACCGCTGCAATATGTCGATGGTCGGCAATTTTCCGGGACGCGGTGCGGGCATCACCTCCACCAGCTTCGAGCACTGTGCGTATATGGGTTCGTTCTTCCCGGGCGATCTGCTCAGCGAGGGACGCGGCGTGCAGGTGCTCGACGTATCCGATCCGGCCAACCCGCGCCCGACGGCGAACCTCACCGAACCGGCCATGATGGCGGGCACCTGGGAGAGCCTGAAGGTCAACGCCAAGCGAAAACTGTTGGTGGGCACCGGCGTTCCGGTCGCCGAAGGCGTCGGCTACCTATCCGTCTACGATATCTCCGACTGCGCGCATCCGCGCCTGCTGAACCAGGGGCCGGGCACGAATCTGCTGATGCCACTGCCGATCACCACGCACGAGGGCGGCTTCTCCCCCGACGGCAACACCTATTGGGCCTCGGGCATCGCGCCCGGATTCGTCAGTGCCGTAGACCTTTCCGATCCGGCGAACCCGCATGTGGTGTGGCAGGGGCTCACCGGCATCGAGGCACACGGCTTCGGCATCAGCGCGGACGGCAACCGGATGTACATCTCCGCGCTCGGCGGTTTCACCGTGCTCGATATCAGCGCGGTGCAGCGGCGCGATCCGAATCCCCAAGTGACACACCTGGGCCGGGTGTTCTGGACCGACGGCTGGGCTACCCAGCACAGCGTCCCGGTGACCTATGACGGCAAGCCGTATCTCTACACCGTCGACGAGGGCGGCTCCGGCGGCGTGAAACTCATCGATATCTCCGACGACACCAACCCGAAGGTGGCGGCCAAGATCAAGCTGGAGATCAACCTGCCGCAGAATCTCGACAAGAACATCGGCTCCTCGATGGGCGGCTCGGCCTTCGCCTACGAATCGCACTACTGCGCGGCCGACCGGCAGGACAACCCCACCGCGCTCGCCTGCGGTTGGATCTCTTCCGGCATAAGGGTTTTCGATGTGCGTGACCCCGGGAACATCCACGAGATCGCCTACTTCAACCCACCGGCGCGGACCGGCCAGAACCTGAGCCTGTGGAATTCACCGCACGCGCTCGCCTCCATCATCGGGGTGCCGGTGATGAGCGCGCCCGCCGCGGTGCGCGCGGTGCTGGAGGGCAAATTCAACCCGTACGACGCGCTGACCCCGCGCACCGGGCGCCTCGCCTTCGGCGATGTGTCCACCGACTGGTGCTTCTCGCCGCCGGAGTGGCGCGGCGACCAGCTGTACGTGGCGTGCTCGGACAACGGATTCATGGTGTTGCAGTTGGACAACGACGTGTACACCCCGCCGGCCGATCAGCAGTCGATCGTCGGATCCTGA